A genome region from Nycticebus coucang isolate mNycCou1 chromosome 4, mNycCou1.pri, whole genome shotgun sequence includes the following:
- the DUSP2 gene encoding dual specificity protein phosphatase 2, whose product MGLEAALELECAALGALLRESREAERTLLLDCRPFLAFCRRHVSAARPVPWNALLRRRARGPPAAALACLLPDRALRARLARGELARVVVLDEGSTSVAELRPDGPAHLLLAALLHETRTGPTAVCFLRGGFDGFQACCPDLCSEAPAPAPSPAGPEKSRPDPRAPFYDQGGPVEILPYLFLGSCSHSSDLQGLQACGITAVLNVSASCPNHFEGLFHYKSIPVEDNQMVEISAWFQEAIGFIDSVKNSGGRVLVHCQAGISRSATICLAYLMQSHRVRLDEAFDFVKQRRGVISPNFSFMGQLLQFETQVLCH is encoded by the exons ATGGGGTTGGAGGCAGCGCTCGAACTGGAGTGCGCGGCGCTGGGCGCGCTGCTGCGGGAGTCGCGGGAGGCCGAGCGCACGCTGCTGCTCGACTGCCGCCCCTTCCTGGCTTTCTGCCGGCGCCACGTGAGTGCCGCACGGCCCGTGCCGTGGAACGCGCTGCTGCGGCGCCGCGCTCGGGGCCCTCCGGCCGCCGCCCTCGCCTGCCTGCTGCCCGACCGCGCGCTGCGGGCGCGCTTAGCCCGCGGGGAGCTGGCGCGGGTTGTGGTCCTGGATGAAGGCAGCACCTCGGTGGCTGAGCTGCGGCCCGACGGCCCGGCCCATTTGCTGCTCGCAGCGCTGCTGCACGAGACGCGCACCGGGCCCACTGCCGTGTGCTTCCTGCGAG GAGGCTTCGATGGCTTCCAGGCCTGCTGCCCAGATCTGTGCTCTGAGGCCCCTGCCCCGGCGCCGTCGCCTGCAGGGCCTGAAAAGAGCCGCCCGGACCCTAGGGCTCCCTTCTATGACCAG GGCGGCCCTGTGGAGATTTTGCCCTACCTGTTCCTGGGAAGCTGTAGCCACTCGTCAGACCTGCAGGGTTTGCAGGCCTGTGGCATTACAGCTGTCCTCAACGTCTCTGCCAGTTGCCCCAACCACTTTGAGGGCCTTTTCCACTACAAGAGTATCCCAGTGGAAGACAACCAGATGGTGGAGATAAGCGCCTGGTTCCAGGAGGCTATAGGTTTCATTG ACTCAGTGAAGAACAGTGGAGGCCGGGTGCTGGTGCACTGCCAGGCAGGCATCTCACGCTCTGCCACCATCTGCCTGGCATACCTGATGCAGAGCCACCGCGTGCGGCTGGATGAGGCCTTTGACTTTGTCAAGCAACGCCGGGGAGTCATCTCCCCCAACTTCAGTTTCATGGGGCAGCTGCTGCagtttgagacacaggtgctgtgTCACTGA